TTATACTACATCCAGATAGGCACAAGGTACAACTCGTTTGTATAACGAGAGGCAGCTAGCAATTAGACACGGAGCGGGCTAGTAACTCGGAATATTATCTCGCTAGttggtacaataaataataactatagCCGCAGTTATTACAACTGCCGATTTAAGTAACACTGTAGGTTTTCGATCATACACTAAATCAACACCTGAATGCAAGAAACTAGGTACCATTTAACACTGCTATTACATGCACCGCAGCTATACTTACAAGTAATAATGGTGTATTCTGTTGTTCACAGATTGTATTCGCTTGCTTGGCGTTGGCGTGCGGAGCCCAGGCTAACCAGGGCTGGGCTGGTCCCCCGGCCAACATCGCGCTGTCCCAGGACGGCCGCAACATCCTCGACACCCCCGAGGTAGCGCAAGCACGCGCCGCCCACCTCTCGGCTCTGCAACAGGCCGCCCAGAACAACCCCAACCCCCAGGACGATGGCTCATACGATCCCCGTTGGGACAGCGAAGAATACTGGCAGCGCGCTGAACAGCCCAAATGGAACGCCGCCCCCGTCCAGCAGTGGAACGCCCCGGCTCACAACCAGTGGAACGCTGCCCCCGCACACAACCAGTGGAACGCCGCTCCCGCCTGGAACGCCGCCGGCCCCGCCCCCGCTCCCGTCGCCGAGACCCCTGAGGTAGCGCAGGCCCGTGCCGCCCACCTCGCCGCCCTGTCCGCCGCCAAGTCCGCCGCCCCCGCCCAGCAGTGGAACGCTGCTCCCGCGCACAACCAGTGGAACGCCGCCCCCGCCCATAACCAGTGGAACGCCGCCCCCGCCCACAACCAGTGGAACGGCGCTCCATCCTGGCAGGGTGCTCCCCAACACCAGGCCGCTCAGATCAGACTAGCCAACGACGGCTCCGGCATCCTGGACACCCCTGAGGTagccgccgcgcgcgccgcgcaCTTAGCCGCCCACCAACAGGCTGCCCACGCCGCGCCCCCGCAGCACGCTCCCCAGCAGCACTGGTGAATCCCTTCCCTTCTTCCGACGGAGCGAGCGCAGCGCTAGCCCGTGACCCGCGCTCCTGGCGAGCCGCGCCCCTCACGCGCTAGATCTGCGCCCGACCGTCTCTTCCTTCCTCCGATCTCTTCTTCGTTTAGGAACACTTCAAGTGCAAGTGCGTCAGCCTCTTTCTATCTTTGTGGctttttgttacttttataaaattatattgaatgatattttgtacataatatttgtatgtatgcGTAATAACGAATTATATGGAACGGAAAATACCTGATTGTTTGAATTACTGAGTCACCTCACCTTTCCACTGCACACGTAGGTAGGTATCTGTCGGAGCGGACAAGGTTAGCGGGAAATATTCTGGCACGGCCGGACACACAAGCCTGGCCGGTATGGTCATACTGCTATTTACATATCCTTTGTAGAGCGGAGGCaatattaaaattgatataaattaCTTACTATTACTGGAGAACTCGTCTTCTTTTCGAGGAGTAAGTTGTTCGTCTGCTCAGACTATTAATTCCGGTCTCACAGATACACCACGCCACTACACACTCACGGGGTCGATATTTCGTGTCATTTATCAACTCGATCTAATGACGTAATTGAGGATGCAGCATGAAGTgaattgaggagtgtcttttcaaaagggcttatttccacttgtaactttttttgggaaatcgagaaaaacataattccacggtattgattttgaaattaatatttaatttgcaaaattgtaatattgtaagttgacgttaatgctatgattacatcaaacgtaacatgtgtacctaaataaatatttaattaccatatgtttttgagaattaagcacttttgatgcgaacttttgggaattaagcccttttgttgtggccttgtagcgtaaatgttattattttaaaatagttttattttatttttggattttgtattaacgttagttgatatgaatgttgttgtaatacatacattggtttatccacataaataatcattacacgtttttcaaaatgtgttctaaactttgatgttaatcttttttttaaagatcaaggcgagactttttgaacttttatctcaaaacaacgcgtaattttctatgctaagaaaaactgcattcatagttaaaaaaaaaaaaagaaaaaatggaaataagcccttttgaaaagacactcctcaattgAAGTGTCAAGTACTAGGAAAGCTTGAATTAAAAGTTGTCAACAAACCGTAATAGAGTTTGCAGTCCCCGTCAGAGTTTACATTCCGCTAATACCTAGCATGGCAGTATTAATGTGACGGCACGAGCAGGCAGATGCCTAGACTACACGTGCGACCaatgaatagaaatagtgaCACATATTGCTAAGAGTCAAATAATATCTAGGGCAGACTAGAGAGAATGCATACTTAAAATACGACAATTTTAAATTGCTGAACGGTTAATACCCGCCTACGAGAAAACGGCTTCTTAAATTGTATcaacttaaatataaataagtaattttcAATGGACTATACACGGTGGGAATGAGTATACCGACAGATTTTAACTAACGCTTCTAGGGCCCATTTCGACTCAAAAAGTTCATACAAACATTGCTAGTTAAAGCcttagttttcgagatattaaaatatttcagtaattcGCATGCTGAAAAATGTCCATGGTACCACGCCTTTATAACGTGACGTAACCATCCGTACAAGGATGCACACACGAAGTTTAAATGCGGTAATAGCAAACTTGCCTGCCAGTCCTAATCATTTTGTGAAACTTTTTGTTAATAGTTGAGTTTCAACAGCAAAGAGTTTTAATTATTGAGGATTATGTGTTAAGTACTTATGGCTGCCATAACTTAGCACTCGAACGTAACGATTGCTCTGTATGAACGTAGCTGTGCTCAAGATATCCTTAAAAGTTAGAATAATATTATCTCTATTAGTTTGGTcttatgttttaccacctgttcTCAACGATATGCAGACTTTTCTGGTTGTGTACGTTTACTGGCCTTTAATCAGTTAGGAAACGTTCTTGACATATTATGACAATAAaatcataacattcataacCGATTGTCACCAAAGTCAAAATAATAAGTTATTATGCCGCAACATTATTGTAATAACCTAATAGCGGatattcattttgtatatgGATTCTGTAACGGAAATGGACGCAGATCAGTTGCCGAATATAGGAGACGATTTCCTGATCGTCGCACTCCGCACCATACTACTTTTGCAAGTATTCATAGACAAATTCGTGAAAAGGGCTTAAAAGCGGGGCATGCAGAAAGAGCAATTAATTTAGACTTGCGTACAGAAAACCGGATCATGAATTTAATTGTCGAAGATCCCACGTTGTCTTCTAGAGCAGTAGCGAGAATTGTGAATGTGAACTACAGAGTTGTCTTACTTGTATGGAAAAGGTATGGCCTTCGTCCATATCACTACAGAAAAGTTCAAGGACTAATACCTGGTGATGGGCTAGCCAGGGTGGCTTACTGTCAAATAATACACCAAAAGCTTTTGGAAGATCCGGATTTTACAAGAAAAATACTATGGACAGATGAAGCCCTCTTTACCAGGGAAGGAATATTCAATTCGCATAATATGCATATGTGGCTTGAAGAAAATCCAAAGGCAAAGTGGGTACATTCTTACCAGCACAAATTTTCCGTTAATTTGTGGGCTGGGATCCTTGATAATGTTCTGATCGGCCCAATTGAGATTCCACCACGCTTGAATTCcgcaaattatttaaattttttgaggAATGAATTGAATATTTTGCTAGAAGACATCGATTTGCAAACCAGACGCACTATGTGGTTTCAGCATGACGGCGCTCCATCCCACTTTGGCCGTGAAGTGCGAAATTGGTTGGATCAAGCATATCCTCGCCGCTGGATAAGACGTGGAAGTGAATCGGTAGCCTGGCCGGCCAGATCACCCGACCTCACCcctttagacttttttttttggggaACGTTGAAGGACAAGGTGTACGCAAGGCCGGTAAATACAAGAGAAGAATTATTGGCACGGATCATGACGGCTTCGGATGAAATAAGAAATAGTAATTTCTTATTACATCATCAAATCAGATTACGATTAGCTCTTTGTGTTGCAAATGAAGGCTCGCATTTcgaaaatttattataataataaaaagtatgTGGTAAACCGTATTTTTTTCCTAACTCATACGTAGTCTAGTTATCTTGCGTTACGACTAATGTGTCGATTTTGAACTCAAATTTTGATAGTCGTATCAAGCTATAAGCTGGTAGTGATTTTGACAGCCCCGCCAGTGCAAATGATATTTCAAATAGGtatcaaacttctatgaaacTATTACGTTTACACATGCGGGTCTGTTAAAATCTTTGCCAACTTATCTTGGACTAACTctaattgaaaaaaaagtacatagtttttagttatttataaattacaataatcccattaattaataacaaaaaataccaAATCCAACCTTTGGTAAAAAGAATTTAAATTtcttattttgataaaatagtAATACCAAAATTAAGTCATAGGTAAAAAATatcaacaaaacatta
Above is a window of Leguminivora glycinivorella isolate SPB_JAAS2020 chromosome 19, LegGlyc_1.1, whole genome shotgun sequence DNA encoding:
- the LOC125236668 gene encoding pupal cuticle protein-like, which encodes MNPMIVFACLALACGAQANQGWAGPPANIALSQDGRNILDTPEVAQARAAHLSALQQAAQNNPNPQDDGSYDPRWDSEEYWQRAEQPKWNAAPVQQWNAPAHNQWNAAPAHNQWNAAPAWNAAGPAPAPVAETPEVAQARAAHLAALSAAKSAAPAQQWNAAPAHNQWNAAPAHNQWNAAPAHNQWNGAPSWQGAPQHQAAQIRLANDGSGILDTPEVAAARAAHLAAHQQAAHAAPPQHAPQQHW